The following is a genomic window from Desulfobulbaceae bacterium.
AAGAAAGGCGACGTAATGAAAGCAGTTATTGTACGGACTGTGACACAGATCAGACGTCCTGAGGATACCTTTGTCAGGTTTGACGAGAACTCTGCGGTATTGATTGCTGCAAACGGAGAGCCGATAGGGACACGCATTTTTGGACCTGTAGCAAGAGAGCTTCGATCGCGGGGATATATGAAAATAATTTCACTTGCCCCAGAAGTATTATAACAAAAAGTTGTGATTCCATCGTTCTATGAGCTGAGAGGCAAAGAAATGAATTATACACATCAAGTAAAGAAAGATGATCAGGTGGAAGTCCTGAGTGGAAAAGATAAGGGCAGAGTTGGTAAGATACTTCGTGTTGATCCGAAAAATAATACGGCTATTGTAGAAAAAGTCAATGTTGTTAAACGTCACACTAAGCCTAATCCGGCTA
Proteins encoded in this region:
- the rplN gene encoding 50S ribosomal protein L14: MIQTESVLKVADNSGAKSVLCIKVLGGSKRRYAHVGDVIVVSVREAIPNSKVKKGDVMKAVIVRTVTQIRRPEDTFVRFDENSAVLIAANGEPIGTRIFGPVARELRSRGYMKIISLAPEVL